A portion of the Eretmochelys imbricata isolate rEreImb1 chromosome 27, rEreImb1.hap1, whole genome shotgun sequence genome contains these proteins:
- the LOC144258044 gene encoding glucose-6-phosphatase catalytic subunit 1-like isoform X2, with protein sequence METGMDFIHSSGVQMTRYLQENYQSSQGWFLFISFAADLRNTFFILFPIWFHFCEAVGVKLIWVAVIGDWLNLVFKWILFGQRPYWWVYETSYYGNASTPVIQQFPVTCETGPGSPSGHAMGSAGVYYVMVTALLSTLRRHRRSPFQCLRGALWMSFWGVQVSVCLSRIFLAAHFPHQVITGVVSGMAVAEAFRHIPAIYSASLRRYLGTTLFLFSFALGFYLLLKALGVDLLWSVEKAKRWCDRPEWVHIDTTPFAGLLRNLGILFGLGLALNSQMYLESCKGKMGQQLPFRLSCIVASLLLLHLFDSFKPPAKVELLFYVLSFCKSAAVPVAAAGLIPFCVAQLIRRQKEKLL encoded by the exons ATGGAGACAGGAATGGATTTTATACACAGCTCTGGAGTCCAAATGACTCGCTACCTGCAGGAGAACTACCAGAGCTCCCAGGGCTGGTTCCTCTTCATCTCCTTCGCTGCCGACCTCCGAAACACCTTCTTCATCCTCTTCCCCATCTGGTTCCACTTCTGCGAGGCGGTGGGCGTCAAGCTGATCTGGGTGGCCGTGATCGGGGACTGGCTCAACCTGGTCTTTAAGTG GATTCTCTTTGGGCAGAGACCATACTGGTGGGTCTATGAGACCAGCTACTACGGCAACGCCTCCACCCCTGTAATCCAGCAGTTCCCTGTCACCTGCGAGACCGGCCCAG GCAGCCCCTCTGGCCATGCCATGGGCTCAGCTGGAGTGTACTACGTGATGGTGACAGCTCTGCTTAGCACCCTGCGTCGGCACCGGAGATCTCCCTTCCA GTgcctgcggggggcgctgtggaTGTCATTCTGGGGGGTtcaggtgtctgtctgtctgtccaggaTCTTCCTAGCAGCTCACTTCCCGCACCAAGTCATCACGGGCGTCGTTTCAG GCATGGCAGTGGCTGAAGCTTTCCGGCACATCCCCGCCATCTACAGCGCCAGTCTCCGGAGGTACCTGGGCACCACCCTCTTCCTGTTCAGCTTCGCCCTGGGGTTCTACCTGCTGCTGAAGGCTCTCGGTGTTGACCTGCTGTGGTCTGTGGAGAAAGCCAAGAGGTGGTGTGACCGGCCGGAGTGGGTCCACATTGACACCACCCCCTTCGCCGGCCTCCTCAGGAACCTGGGGATCCtgtttgggctggggctggccctcAACTCCCAGATGTACCTGGAGAGCTGCAAAGGGAAAATGGGCCAGCAGCTGCCCTTCCGCCTGAGCTGCATCGTGGCCTCgctcctcctcctgcacctctTCGACTCCTTCAAGCCTCCCGCCAAGGTGGAGCTGCTGTTTTACGTCCTGTCCTTCTGCAAGAGCGCGGCCGTGCCCGTGGCTGCCGCCGGCCTCATCCCCTTCTGCGTCGCCCAGCTCATCAGGAGGCAGAAGGAAAAGCTTTTATAA
- the LOC144258044 gene encoding glucose-6-phosphatase catalytic subunit 1-like isoform X1, translating to METGMDFIHSSGVQMTRYLQENYQSSQGWFLFISFAADLRNTFFILFPIWFHFCEAVGVKLIWVAVIGDWLNLVFKWILFGQRPYWWVYETSYYGNASTPVIQQFPVTCETGPGSPSGHAMGSAGVYYVMVTALLSTLRRHRRSPFQQQCLRGALWMSFWGVQVSVCLSRIFLAAHFPHQVITGVVSGMAVAEAFRHIPAIYSASLRRYLGTTLFLFSFALGFYLLLKALGVDLLWSVEKAKRWCDRPEWVHIDTTPFAGLLRNLGILFGLGLALNSQMYLESCKGKMGQQLPFRLSCIVASLLLLHLFDSFKPPAKVELLFYVLSFCKSAAVPVAAAGLIPFCVAQLIRRQKEKLL from the exons ATGGAGACAGGAATGGATTTTATACACAGCTCTGGAGTCCAAATGACTCGCTACCTGCAGGAGAACTACCAGAGCTCCCAGGGCTGGTTCCTCTTCATCTCCTTCGCTGCCGACCTCCGAAACACCTTCTTCATCCTCTTCCCCATCTGGTTCCACTTCTGCGAGGCGGTGGGCGTCAAGCTGATCTGGGTGGCCGTGATCGGGGACTGGCTCAACCTGGTCTTTAAGTG GATTCTCTTTGGGCAGAGACCATACTGGTGGGTCTATGAGACCAGCTACTACGGCAACGCCTCCACCCCTGTAATCCAGCAGTTCCCTGTCACCTGCGAGACCGGCCCAG GCAGCCCCTCTGGCCATGCCATGGGCTCAGCTGGAGTGTACTACGTGATGGTGACAGCTCTGCTTAGCACCCTGCGTCGGCACCGGAGATCTCCCTTCCAGCAGCA GTgcctgcggggggcgctgtggaTGTCATTCTGGGGGGTtcaggtgtctgtctgtctgtccaggaTCTTCCTAGCAGCTCACTTCCCGCACCAAGTCATCACGGGCGTCGTTTCAG GCATGGCAGTGGCTGAAGCTTTCCGGCACATCCCCGCCATCTACAGCGCCAGTCTCCGGAGGTACCTGGGCACCACCCTCTTCCTGTTCAGCTTCGCCCTGGGGTTCTACCTGCTGCTGAAGGCTCTCGGTGTTGACCTGCTGTGGTCTGTGGAGAAAGCCAAGAGGTGGTGTGACCGGCCGGAGTGGGTCCACATTGACACCACCCCCTTCGCCGGCCTCCTCAGGAACCTGGGGATCCtgtttgggctggggctggccctcAACTCCCAGATGTACCTGGAGAGCTGCAAAGGGAAAATGGGCCAGCAGCTGCCCTTCCGCCTGAGCTGCATCGTGGCCTCgctcctcctcctgcacctctTCGACTCCTTCAAGCCTCCCGCCAAGGTGGAGCTGCTGTTTTACGTCCTGTCCTTCTGCAAGAGCGCGGCCGTGCCCGTGGCTGCCGCCGGCCTCATCCCCTTCTGCGTCGCCCAGCTCATCAGGAGGCAGAAGGAAAAGCTTTTATAA
- the LOC144258042 gene encoding glucose-6-phosphatase catalytic subunit 1-like isoform X2, with protein MDLLHSAGVQVVQYLQENYQGSQDWFLFISFAADLKTTFFIFFPIWFHLCEAVGVKLIWVAVIGDWLNLVFKWGVMLFGQRPYWWVRETGYYGNTSTPVIQQLPLTCETGPGSPSGHAMDSAGIYYVMVTALLPGLLGTQHRSCAARCLRGLLWLVFWAVQVCVCLSRAFLAAHFPHQVMAGIISGEYIPMETFPPLAEAFDHIPAIYNASLWRYLGTTLFLFSFALGFYLLLKALGVDLLWTLEKAKRWCDRPEWVHIDTTPFAGLLRNLGILFGLGLALNSQMYLESCKGKMGQQLPFRLSCIVALPLLLHLFDSFDLPTDRELLFYVLSFCTSTAAHLCAVALIPYCIAQVLRRGHKKIL; from the exons ATGGACCTGCTGCACAGTGCTGGGGTGCAGGTGGTACAGTACCTGCAGGAGAACTACCAGGGCTCCCAGGACTGGTTCCTCTTCATCTCCTTCGCTGCCGACCTTAAAACCACCTTCTTCATCTTCTTCCCCATCTGGTTCCACCTCTGCGAGGCGGTGGGCGTCAAACTGATCTGGGTGGCCGTGATCGGGGACTGGCTCAACTTGGTCTTTAAGTGGGGAGT GATGCTCTTTGGGCAGAGACCCTACTGGTGGGTCCGGGAGACCGGTTACTATGGCAACACCTCCACCCCTGTGATCCAGCAGTTACCCCTCACCTGTGAGACCGGCCCAG GAAGCCCCTCAGGCCACGCCATGGATTCTGCTGGAATCTACTACGTCATGGTGACTGCCCTGCTGCCCGGCCTCCTGGGCACCCAACACAGGTCCTGTGCAGCCAG GTGCCTCCGCGGCCTCCTGTGGCTAGTGTTCTGGGCCGTGCAGGTCTGCGTCTGCTTGTCCCGAGCCTTCCTAGCAGCTCACTTCCCCCATCAGGTGATGGCAGGTATCATCTCAGGTGAGT acatacctatggAGACTTTTCCGCCCCTGGCAGAAGCATTTGACCACATCCCCGCCATCTACAACGCCAGTCTCTGGAGGTACCTGGGCACCACCCTCTTCCTGTTCAGCTTTGCCCTGGGGTTCTACCTGCTGCTGAAGGCTCTCGGTGTTGACCTGCTGTGGACCCTGGAGAAAGCCAAGAGGTGGTGTGACCGGCCGGAGTGGGTCCACATTGACACCACCCCCTTCGCCGGCCTCCTCAGGAACCTAGGGATCCtgtttgggctggggctggccctcAACTCCCAGATGTACCTGGAGAGCTGCAAAGGGAAAATGGGCCAGCAGCTGCCCTTCCGCCTGAGCTGCATCGTGGCCttgcccctcctcctgcacctcttCGACTCCTTTGACCTCCCCACGGATAGAGAGCTACTGTTCTACGTCCTGTCCTTCTGCACGAGCACCGCTGCCCACCTGTGTGCGGTGGCACTCATCCCCTACTGCATTGCCCAGGTGCTCAGGAGGGGCCACAAGAAGATCCTGTAG
- the LOC144258042 gene encoding glucose-6-phosphatase catalytic subunit 1-like isoform X3: MDLLHSAGVQVVQYLQENYQGSQDWFLFISFAADLKTTFFIFFPIWFHLCEAVGVKLIWVAVIGDWLNLVFKWGVMLFGQRPYWWVRETGYYGNTSTPVIQQLPLTCETGPGSPSGHAMDSAGIYYVMVTALLPGLLGTQHRSCAARCLRGLLWLVFWAVQVCVCLSRAFLAAHFPHQVMAGIISGDAGTEAFDHIPAIYNASLWRYLGTTLFLFSFALGFYLLLKALGVDLLWTLEKAKRWCDRPEWVHIDTTPFAGLLRNLGILFGLGLALNSQMYLESCKGKMGQQLPFRLSCIVALPLLLHLFDSFDLPTDRELLFYVLSFCTSTAAHLCAVALIPYCIAQVLRRGHKKIL; encoded by the exons ATGGACCTGCTGCACAGTGCTGGGGTGCAGGTGGTACAGTACCTGCAGGAGAACTACCAGGGCTCCCAGGACTGGTTCCTCTTCATCTCCTTCGCTGCCGACCTTAAAACCACCTTCTTCATCTTCTTCCCCATCTGGTTCCACCTCTGCGAGGCGGTGGGCGTCAAACTGATCTGGGTGGCCGTGATCGGGGACTGGCTCAACTTGGTCTTTAAGTGGGGAGT GATGCTCTTTGGGCAGAGACCCTACTGGTGGGTCCGGGAGACCGGTTACTATGGCAACACCTCCACCCCTGTGATCCAGCAGTTACCCCTCACCTGTGAGACCGGCCCAG GAAGCCCCTCAGGCCACGCCATGGATTCTGCTGGAATCTACTACGTCATGGTGACTGCCCTGCTGCCCGGCCTCCTGGGCACCCAACACAGGTCCTGTGCAGCCAG GTGCCTCCGCGGCCTCCTGTGGCTAGTGTTCTGGGCCGTGCAGGTCTGCGTCTGCTTGTCCCGAGCCTTCCTAGCAGCTCACTTCCCCCATCAGGTGATGGCAGGTATCATCTCAGGTGA CGCAGGGACTG AAGCATTTGACCACATCCCCGCCATCTACAACGCCAGTCTCTGGAGGTACCTGGGCACCACCCTCTTCCTGTTCAGCTTTGCCCTGGGGTTCTACCTGCTGCTGAAGGCTCTCGGTGTTGACCTGCTGTGGACCCTGGAGAAAGCCAAGAGGTGGTGTGACCGGCCGGAGTGGGTCCACATTGACACCACCCCCTTCGCCGGCCTCCTCAGGAACCTAGGGATCCtgtttgggctggggctggccctcAACTCCCAGATGTACCTGGAGAGCTGCAAAGGGAAAATGGGCCAGCAGCTGCCCTTCCGCCTGAGCTGCATCGTGGCCttgcccctcctcctgcacctcttCGACTCCTTTGACCTCCCCACGGATAGAGAGCTACTGTTCTACGTCCTGTCCTTCTGCACGAGCACCGCTGCCCACCTGTGTGCGGTGGCACTCATCCCCTACTGCATTGCCCAGGTGCTCAGGAGGGGCCACAAGAAGATCCTGTAG
- the LOC144258042 gene encoding glucose-6-phosphatase catalytic subunit 1-like isoform X1 — protein MDLLHSAGVQVVQYLQENYQGSQDWFLFISFAADLKTTFFIFFPIWFHLCEAVGVKLIWVAVIGDWLNLVFKWGVMLFGQRPYWWVRETGYYGNTSTPVIQQLPLTCETGPGSPSGHAMDSAGIYYVMVTALLPGLLGTQHRSCAARCLRGLLWLVFWAVQVCVCLSRAFLAAHFPHQVMAGIISGDVDIPMETFPPLAEAFDHIPAIYNASLWRYLGTTLFLFSFALGFYLLLKALGVDLLWTLEKAKRWCDRPEWVHIDTTPFAGLLRNLGILFGLGLALNSQMYLESCKGKMGQQLPFRLSCIVALPLLLHLFDSFDLPTDRELLFYVLSFCTSTAAHLCAVALIPYCIAQVLRRGHKKIL, from the exons ATGGACCTGCTGCACAGTGCTGGGGTGCAGGTGGTACAGTACCTGCAGGAGAACTACCAGGGCTCCCAGGACTGGTTCCTCTTCATCTCCTTCGCTGCCGACCTTAAAACCACCTTCTTCATCTTCTTCCCCATCTGGTTCCACCTCTGCGAGGCGGTGGGCGTCAAACTGATCTGGGTGGCCGTGATCGGGGACTGGCTCAACTTGGTCTTTAAGTGGGGAGT GATGCTCTTTGGGCAGAGACCCTACTGGTGGGTCCGGGAGACCGGTTACTATGGCAACACCTCCACCCCTGTGATCCAGCAGTTACCCCTCACCTGTGAGACCGGCCCAG GAAGCCCCTCAGGCCACGCCATGGATTCTGCTGGAATCTACTACGTCATGGTGACTGCCCTGCTGCCCGGCCTCCTGGGCACCCAACACAGGTCCTGTGCAGCCAG GTGCCTCCGCGGCCTCCTGTGGCTAGTGTTCTGGGCCGTGCAGGTCTGCGTCTGCTTGTCCCGAGCCTTCCTAGCAGCTCACTTCCCCCATCAGGTGATGGCAGGTATCATCTCAGGTGA tgtagacatacctatggAGACTTTTCCGCCCCTGGCAGAAGCATTTGACCACATCCCCGCCATCTACAACGCCAGTCTCTGGAGGTACCTGGGCACCACCCTCTTCCTGTTCAGCTTTGCCCTGGGGTTCTACCTGCTGCTGAAGGCTCTCGGTGTTGACCTGCTGTGGACCCTGGAGAAAGCCAAGAGGTGGTGTGACCGGCCGGAGTGGGTCCACATTGACACCACCCCCTTCGCCGGCCTCCTCAGGAACCTAGGGATCCtgtttgggctggggctggccctcAACTCCCAGATGTACCTGGAGAGCTGCAAAGGGAAAATGGGCCAGCAGCTGCCCTTCCGCCTGAGCTGCATCGTGGCCttgcccctcctcctgcacctcttCGACTCCTTTGACCTCCCCACGGATAGAGAGCTACTGTTCTACGTCCTGTCCTTCTGCACGAGCACCGCTGCCCACCTGTGTGCGGTGGCACTCATCCCCTACTGCATTGCCCAGGTGCTCAGGAGGGGCCACAAGAAGATCCTGTAG
- the LOC144258042 gene encoding glucose-6-phosphatase catalytic subunit 1-like isoform X4, with protein MDLLHSAGVQVVQYLQENYQGSQDWFLFISFAADLKTTFFIFFPIWFHLCEAVGVKLIWVAVIGDWLNLVFKWGVMLFGQRPYWWVRETGYYGNTSTPVIQQLPLTCETGPGSPSGHAMDSAGIYYVMVTALLPGLLGTQHRSCAARCLRGLLWLVFWAVQVCVCLSRAFLAAHFPHQVMAGIISGESFDHIPAIYNASLWRYLGTTLFLFSFALGFYLLLKALGVDLLWTLEKAKRWCDRPEWVHIDTTPFAGLLRNLGILFGLGLALNSQMYLESCKGKMGQQLPFRLSCIVALPLLLHLFDSFDLPTDRELLFYVLSFCTSTAAHLCAVALIPYCIAQVLRRGHKKIL; from the exons ATGGACCTGCTGCACAGTGCTGGGGTGCAGGTGGTACAGTACCTGCAGGAGAACTACCAGGGCTCCCAGGACTGGTTCCTCTTCATCTCCTTCGCTGCCGACCTTAAAACCACCTTCTTCATCTTCTTCCCCATCTGGTTCCACCTCTGCGAGGCGGTGGGCGTCAAACTGATCTGGGTGGCCGTGATCGGGGACTGGCTCAACTTGGTCTTTAAGTGGGGAGT GATGCTCTTTGGGCAGAGACCCTACTGGTGGGTCCGGGAGACCGGTTACTATGGCAACACCTCCACCCCTGTGATCCAGCAGTTACCCCTCACCTGTGAGACCGGCCCAG GAAGCCCCTCAGGCCACGCCATGGATTCTGCTGGAATCTACTACGTCATGGTGACTGCCCTGCTGCCCGGCCTCCTGGGCACCCAACACAGGTCCTGTGCAGCCAG GTGCCTCCGCGGCCTCCTGTGGCTAGTGTTCTGGGCCGTGCAGGTCTGCGTCTGCTTGTCCCGAGCCTTCCTAGCAGCTCACTTCCCCCATCAGGTGATGGCAGGTATCATCTCAGGTGAGT CATTTGACCACATCCCCGCCATCTACAACGCCAGTCTCTGGAGGTACCTGGGCACCACCCTCTTCCTGTTCAGCTTTGCCCTGGGGTTCTACCTGCTGCTGAAGGCTCTCGGTGTTGACCTGCTGTGGACCCTGGAGAAAGCCAAGAGGTGGTGTGACCGGCCGGAGTGGGTCCACATTGACACCACCCCCTTCGCCGGCCTCCTCAGGAACCTAGGGATCCtgtttgggctggggctggccctcAACTCCCAGATGTACCTGGAGAGCTGCAAAGGGAAAATGGGCCAGCAGCTGCCCTTCCGCCTGAGCTGCATCGTGGCCttgcccctcctcctgcacctcttCGACTCCTTTGACCTCCCCACGGATAGAGAGCTACTGTTCTACGTCCTGTCCTTCTGCACGAGCACCGCTGCCCACCTGTGTGCGGTGGCACTCATCCCCTACTGCATTGCCCAGGTGCTCAGGAGGGGCCACAAGAAGATCCTGTAG
- the AARSD1 gene encoding alanyl-tRNA editing protein Aarsd1 isoform X2, whose product MVFQCQRDSWARQFATRVASCRPAELPAEGGAKETLRGFHVVLEDTILFPEGGGQPSDRGLIDDIPVLRVTRQGPAALHFVQRPLAPGSEVLLTVDWERRFDHMQQHSGQHLITALADQMFGFKTTSWELGHQRTVIELDTPSVTAEQVEALEKNVNEKIRARIPVVVREHSEDDPEIEMVRSRGLPDDHTGPVRIISIEGIDDNMCCGTHVSNLSDLQVIKLLGTEKGKKNKTNLVFLAGNRVLKSVERSHSIEKALTLLLKNGAEEHVEAVKRLQNSVKLLQKNNLNLLRDLAVLTAQNFKSNPGRGRVFVLHRKDGDSEFMNIIANEIGTESGGTAGRQRSWETGPLPRQGDQDEQASRGAGPAPGLHWPPEPGGVRTSPCQRISPICCSLTWDDRVTC is encoded by the exons ATGGTGTTCCAGTGCCAGAGGGACAGCTGGGCCCGGCAG TTCGCCACCAGGGTCGCGTCGTGCCGCCCCGCGGAGCTGCCGGCCGAAGGCGGCGCGAAGGAGACGCTGCGGGGCTTCCACGTGGTGCTGGAGGACACGATTCTCTTCCCCGAGGGCGGGGGCCAG cccagcgacCGGGGGCTTATCGATGACATCCCCGTGCTCCGCGTGACGCGGCAGGGCCCGGCTGCCCTCCACTTTGTGCAGAGGCCGCTGGCGCCGGGCAGCGAGGTGCTGCTGACGGTGGACTGGGAGCGGAGGTTTGACCACATGCAGCAGCACTCAG GGCAGCATCTCATCACTGCCCTTGCAGATCAGATGTTTGGATTCAAAACAACTTCATG GGAGCTAGGCCATCAGCGCACTGTCATTGAGCTGGACACGCCCTCGGTGACAGCAGAACAGGTGGAGGCCCTAGAGAAGAATGTGAATGAGAAAATCCGGGCCCGTATTCCTGTGGTGGTGAGGGAGCATTCTGAGGACGACCCAGAGATTGAGATG GTGAGAAGCCGCGGTTTGCCAGATGACCACACAGGGCCAGTGCGTATCATAAGCATCGAGGGCATCGATGACAACATGTGCTGCGGGACTCACGTCTCCAACTTAAGTGACCTGCAG GTTATTAAGCTCCTTggcacagaaaaaggaaaaaagaacaaaaccaactTGGTCTTCCTGGCAGGAAATCGAGTATTGAAGTCTGTCGAGCGAAGTCACAGCATCGAGAAAGCATTAACCTTGCTGCTCAA AAATGGGGCAGAGGAGCACGTGGAAGCTGTGAAGAGGCTGCAGAATTCTGTGAAGCTGCTTCAGAAG AACAACTTGAACTTGCTTAGAGACCTCGCCGTTTTGACAGCGCAGAACTTCAAAAGCAATCCAGGCCGAGGCCGAGTGTTTGTGTTGCACAG GAAAGACGGTGACTCTGAGTTCATGAATATCATCGCCAATGAGATCGGGACAGAG AGTGGCGGAACTGCTGGAAGGCAAAGGAGCTGGGAAACGGGACCGCTTCCAAGGCAAGGCGACCAGGATGAGCAGGCGAGCAGAGGTGCAGGCCCTGCTCCAGGACTTCATTGGCCACCAGAGCCTGGAGGAGTAAGGACCAGCCCTTGCCAGAGGATTTCCCCCATCTGCTGTTCATTGACCTGGGACGACAGGGTCACTTGCTGA
- the AARSD1 gene encoding alanyl-tRNA editing protein Aarsd1 isoform X3, with product MVFQCQRDSWARQPSDRGLIDDIPVLRVTRQGPAALHFVQRPLAPGSEVLLTVDWERRFDHMQQHSGQHLITALADQMFGFKTTSWELGHQRTVIELDTPSVTAEQVEALEKNVNEKIRARIPVVVREHSEDDPEIEMVRSRGLPDDHTGPVRIISIEGIDDNMCCGTHVSNLSDLQVIKLLGTEKGKKNKTNLVFLAGNRVLKSVERSHSIEKALTLLLKNGAEEHVEAVKRLQNSVKLLQKNNLNLLRDLAVLTAQNFKSNPGRGRVFVLHRKDGDSEFMNIIANEIGTEDTLLFLTVGDEKAAGLFLLAGPSEVVEKLGPRVAELLEGKGAGKRDRFQGKATRMSRRAEVQALLQDFIGHQSLEE from the exons ATGGTGTTCCAGTGCCAGAGGGACAGCTGGGCCCGGCAG cccagcgacCGGGGGCTTATCGATGACATCCCCGTGCTCCGCGTGACGCGGCAGGGCCCGGCTGCCCTCCACTTTGTGCAGAGGCCGCTGGCGCCGGGCAGCGAGGTGCTGCTGACGGTGGACTGGGAGCGGAGGTTTGACCACATGCAGCAGCACTCAG GGCAGCATCTCATCACTGCCCTTGCAGATCAGATGTTTGGATTCAAAACAACTTCATG GGAGCTAGGCCATCAGCGCACTGTCATTGAGCTGGACACGCCCTCGGTGACAGCAGAACAGGTGGAGGCCCTAGAGAAGAATGTGAATGAGAAAATCCGGGCCCGTATTCCTGTGGTGGTGAGGGAGCATTCTGAGGACGACCCAGAGATTGAGATG GTGAGAAGCCGCGGTTTGCCAGATGACCACACAGGGCCAGTGCGTATCATAAGCATCGAGGGCATCGATGACAACATGTGCTGCGGGACTCACGTCTCCAACTTAAGTGACCTGCAG GTTATTAAGCTCCTTggcacagaaaaaggaaaaaagaacaaaaccaactTGGTCTTCCTGGCAGGAAATCGAGTATTGAAGTCTGTCGAGCGAAGTCACAGCATCGAGAAAGCATTAACCTTGCTGCTCAA AAATGGGGCAGAGGAGCACGTGGAAGCTGTGAAGAGGCTGCAGAATTCTGTGAAGCTGCTTCAGAAG AACAACTTGAACTTGCTTAGAGACCTCGCCGTTTTGACAGCGCAGAACTTCAAAAGCAATCCAGGCCGAGGCCGAGTGTTTGTGTTGCACAG GAAAGACGGTGACTCTGAGTTCATGAATATCATCGCCAATGAGATCGGGACAGAG GATACCCTGCTCTTCCTGACTGTGGGAGATGAGAAGGCAGCTGGGCTCTTCCTCCTGGCTGGGCCCAGTGAAGTGGTTGAAAAATTAGGCCCCAG AGTGGCGGAACTGCTGGAAGGCAAAGGAGCTGGGAAACGGGACCGCTTCCAAGGCAAGGCGACCAGGATGAGCAGGCGAGCAGAGGTGCAGGCCCTGCTCCAGGACTTCATTGGCCACCAGAGCCTGGAGGAGTAA
- the AARSD1 gene encoding alanyl-tRNA editing protein Aarsd1 isoform X1 encodes MVFQCQRDSWARQFATRVASCRPAELPAEGGAKETLRGFHVVLEDTILFPEGGGQPSDRGLIDDIPVLRVTRQGPAALHFVQRPLAPGSEVLLTVDWERRFDHMQQHSGQHLITALADQMFGFKTTSWELGHQRTVIELDTPSVTAEQVEALEKNVNEKIRARIPVVVREHSEDDPEIEMVRSRGLPDDHTGPVRIISIEGIDDNMCCGTHVSNLSDLQVIKLLGTEKGKKNKTNLVFLAGNRVLKSVERSHSIEKALTLLLKNGAEEHVEAVKRLQNSVKLLQKNNLNLLRDLAVLTAQNFKSNPGRGRVFVLHRKDGDSEFMNIIANEIGTEDTLLFLTVGDEKAAGLFLLAGPSEVVEKLGPRVAELLEGKGAGKRDRFQGKATRMSRRAEVQALLQDFIGHQSLEE; translated from the exons ATGGTGTTCCAGTGCCAGAGGGACAGCTGGGCCCGGCAG TTCGCCACCAGGGTCGCGTCGTGCCGCCCCGCGGAGCTGCCGGCCGAAGGCGGCGCGAAGGAGACGCTGCGGGGCTTCCACGTGGTGCTGGAGGACACGATTCTCTTCCCCGAGGGCGGGGGCCAG cccagcgacCGGGGGCTTATCGATGACATCCCCGTGCTCCGCGTGACGCGGCAGGGCCCGGCTGCCCTCCACTTTGTGCAGAGGCCGCTGGCGCCGGGCAGCGAGGTGCTGCTGACGGTGGACTGGGAGCGGAGGTTTGACCACATGCAGCAGCACTCAG GGCAGCATCTCATCACTGCCCTTGCAGATCAGATGTTTGGATTCAAAACAACTTCATG GGAGCTAGGCCATCAGCGCACTGTCATTGAGCTGGACACGCCCTCGGTGACAGCAGAACAGGTGGAGGCCCTAGAGAAGAATGTGAATGAGAAAATCCGGGCCCGTATTCCTGTGGTGGTGAGGGAGCATTCTGAGGACGACCCAGAGATTGAGATG GTGAGAAGCCGCGGTTTGCCAGATGACCACACAGGGCCAGTGCGTATCATAAGCATCGAGGGCATCGATGACAACATGTGCTGCGGGACTCACGTCTCCAACTTAAGTGACCTGCAG GTTATTAAGCTCCTTggcacagaaaaaggaaaaaagaacaaaaccaactTGGTCTTCCTGGCAGGAAATCGAGTATTGAAGTCTGTCGAGCGAAGTCACAGCATCGAGAAAGCATTAACCTTGCTGCTCAA AAATGGGGCAGAGGAGCACGTGGAAGCTGTGAAGAGGCTGCAGAATTCTGTGAAGCTGCTTCAGAAG AACAACTTGAACTTGCTTAGAGACCTCGCCGTTTTGACAGCGCAGAACTTCAAAAGCAATCCAGGCCGAGGCCGAGTGTTTGTGTTGCACAG GAAAGACGGTGACTCTGAGTTCATGAATATCATCGCCAATGAGATCGGGACAGAG GATACCCTGCTCTTCCTGACTGTGGGAGATGAGAAGGCAGCTGGGCTCTTCCTCCTGGCTGGGCCCAGTGAAGTGGTTGAAAAATTAGGCCCCAG AGTGGCGGAACTGCTGGAAGGCAAAGGAGCTGGGAAACGGGACCGCTTCCAAGGCAAGGCGACCAGGATGAGCAGGCGAGCAGAGGTGCAGGCCCTGCTCCAGGACTTCATTGGCCACCAGAGCCTGGAGGAGTAA